CCGGAATGGCGTCCATGGCAAGGGCAAAAGGTCTGAACCACCATTTGTTGAAGTGCTTGTCGCTCATGACAAAACGGATGGGGCGGTCGATGGCGGCCATCACGAAGAAAGCGTCGGTTGCCGACAGGTGGTTGGACACGATCAGGGCGGCGCCCTCTTTGGGGATATTTTCCTCGCCGACGATGCGTATTTTGTAAAAGGTGTTGGTCAGGATAATGAAAAGCAGGCGCGTTAAAGCTTCCGGCAAAAGTTTGACCGACCAGATGGTCGCGGCGACCACTAAAAGAGCGGAGATGACGAGTGTTTTTTCTAAATTGAGTCCCATGACGGCCATGGCGGAGGCTGCGACAGAACCGATGATCATGCCGAAGATGTTGAAGGCGTTGACGAGGCCGATGATGGCCCCTTTCTGATCATGCGGGGCGCGCCACTGAACGAGGGACTGGAGGGGAACGACGACCATGCCCGAAGAAATTCCCAGCATGATCAGGGTGATGACCGTTCCGGCCATCAGGGGCTGCACGATGCCGAGCACCAAAGACATGGCCGCGAACCCGATGGCTCCCAGGGGAATGAGGCCATATTCGATTCGGTCTCCGGAGATCTTTCCTCCTAAGAGAGCGCCGATAGCGATGCCAACGCCATAGGAGGCAGGAGGCACCCCCTGGTAGAGCTCACCCCTCTCCAGATGCTGCACGAGTCCCTTGGCGTAGACAAGCACATTCTGGCCGAGCAGACTGATGTTGAGCCAAAAAAAGACGGTTCCTAAAACGGCGAGGAGCAAAACCCGGTCGCGGTAAATGGAATTTCCGGCATCCTTGATCGTGTTGATAAAGCCGGTGCCCTCTTCCTTCACGGGATTCACTTTCGGGACAAGGAAGGATGCTGCAAGGCCGGCCATCGATAGAATCATCAGGGCTAAAGGCCCGGTGAAGCTTAAGTCCGGTCTTGTGCCCTCTTTGTCGAAAATTAGCATGAGGGGCCCAAGACCTGTACCGGCGATGATCGCGATCATTGTCCACATCTCGATCAGGCCATTGCCTTTTGCCAGCTTCTCGTAGGGCAGAATTTGTGGGAGGATGCCATATTTAGCGGGGCTGAAGAGGGCGCTTTGCATTCCCATGAGACCCAGCACCGCATATGCAAAGAAGAGATTGGTGGGCATGAAGAAGAGGCTGAAGGCTCCGGCGGCCAGTAAAACGACTTCCAAAGCTTTCATGACGATAATCATGCTTCTTTTGCTGACTCTGTCGGCAATAGCTCCGGCAGGAAAGGAGAAGAGGAGCATCGGAATGAGAAAGACCAAAAGAGCCAATGTGGCTTTGATCTGCGAGGCGTATTCAAATGTCTCTTTGTCCATTCCGTCTTGGATGAGCGCCCTGGTTGCCAAGGTAAACACCATGATCTTCCAGGCGTTATCATTGAATGCGCCGATAAACTGGGAAAAAAGAAGGCCAAAGAGAGGGTTTTTAATTTCTTTTTTATTTTCTTTCATCAAGCCAAGGGGTTCTCTATTTAGAATCCCGCCGGACGAGGAGCCGGTCAGGAATATTTTTTTTTGCCACCATAACACTATTTTTAATATCCGAGATATACCGAAAGTATCTCAAAACTTTGTTTTTTTTCGTGGATAAACTCTCGCGATTGAAAGAGCGCCGGTCACATCATATTGCTAATAGTAAGTGACTTGTGATCTTTCAATCGCGAGGTTTACCCTAGGCCAAAATCCCCGACTCTGAGATACATTCGGTATATACCGATGTGAATCGATACAGTTCATCGCTTCACCCTTCCGCTACCCGTTTTCGGGAAGAAAGGGAGTGGAGATTATAAAGACCTTAGAATTAACTTGATAGTTATTCGGGTCGATTTGGTTAGAAAGCTTGGCGCCAACGCGTGCGGTTTGCGCCCGTTACCGAGGGAAATCCCTGCTTGCAACCGTTAGTCTACCTTTATAAATTTCAATTTTCTATTATCTGTTTTTAAATCTATCCAATCAAAAGGTTTTGAATGCTGATGGTGCGAGAAATTGAGGATATTATAGCAGATTTTGAGGATTTTAGCATCGAAGGCGACTACATGCAGAAAATATCGAAGCTGACCGATGAGCTGATTGGCACGGGGAAACCTGAGCTTGCACTTGACGCCATGCTGGCGATTTTGGAGCGGTATCCCGACGAGGAGATTGGCTCTCCCGGTCCTTTGGCGCACGCCATCGAGAAGTGTCCGGGCTTTGAACCTAAACTTTTGCAATCCATCGAGCGAATGCCCTCCACTCTCTCGATCTGGATTCTTTACCGATTGATCCAGAAAAGTCCAAAAGAGGAATTTGTGAAGGCGCTTGAAATCGCAGCCGGGCATCCGCTTGCTTCGGAGCAGATTCATGAGGATGCCAAACTGTTGCTCTCCTGGGTGGCAAGGTGACGCCGCATGACTGCAAGAGACTGTCCCCAAACAGAAATCGTATGATTTTTTCTTTGCCAAAAACAGCATTTGAAGACACTTTTGGCATAAAGGTGATTTTTGCTTGCAATCCGTCAATGGATGGCGACATCGTAAAATTCGGGTCGCAAAGATTGATACCGAAAGTGTCTCAAAAATTGGCTTTGGGCAAAGAGAAAGTTCACATGCCAATTTTTGATAGGCTTTCGGTATAGATCCGGGGCGAGCAAAGATCCGGCCGGCGCAAAGGATCGGTTTCGGCAGACGTATTATGGAATAACCAAGACAAGCCATGCATCCATCATTTTACTACTTAATCCTGTCGGGGATCTTTTTAGGAGTTTCGGTCGCTTTAGCCGCCGCTGCGTACCATTTTCAGATCTATCGCTATGTATATAACTGGTACTTAGGACTGAGGTCGCCCTCGTGCAAGGTTGCTAAAGAACACAACCTGCTGATTCCGATGCGGGACGGAATCATCCTCTCCGCCGATCTCTACCGTCCGAAAGAGGAGGGCAGATATCCTGCCGTTTTATTGAGAACTCCCTACGGAAAAGAGAACACCGAGCATAGCTATCCTGTTTTGGCAACAATCTTGTGCAGTTTGGGCTACGTCGTCCTTGTGCAGGATGTCCGAGGAAAATATGCCTCTGAAGGAGAATTCAATCCCTTCATCCATGAGGAGAAAGACGGCAACGACACGATTGACTGGATATCCTCCCAGCAGTGGTCCTCCGGCGCTGTCGCCCTGTATGGATTTTCCTATCTCGGCTCGTGCGCCTGGCTTGCGGCAAGAGACCCACACCCTTGCCTGAAGACCATCATCCCGATGTTTTCGGGTCAAAATGCCTATAGGGGATGGGTCGATCACGGAGTCCCTTACCTCAAGGATATTCTCTATTGGCTCTCCCGCCACGGGGGGAGGAAAGGAAGGGACGTCCCCCACGAAGAAGTGGATTTGATGATCTGGCAGCTGCCGGTTTTGCAATTCGACAAAAGGCTAAAGGACGGTATCGACACTTTCAAGACCTGGATGCACCACCTCCACGTGGATGATTACTGGAGATCGATCAGTGTGTCCCACATTCGGGAAGAGATCCGGATGCCTGTTTTTTTTGTGGCGGGCTGGTTTGACAGGTTTCTGACCAACACTATAGAAGATTTTTTGGAGACGAGCTCTGCCAATGCCTATCAAAGGCATAAAAAAAGCAGGCTGCTCATTGGACCTTGGGAGCATCATCCCTCGGAGGAGTTTCCTGAAGTTTCCTTTGGCCGGGAAGCTAAATTCAGAAGCTGTATCAAGTTTTTCGTGGAATGGCTCGATTTGCATCTTAAGGGGGAAGCGTCGACCTTCGACGAGAACAACCCCATCGATTACTTCATGATGGGAGAAAACCGCTGGCGAAAGGCTTCCTCCTGGCCTCCCAAAGAAGCAAAAGAGAAATTTTATTTTCTCCATGGTATGGGAAAAGCCAATACGATGTCGGGTGATGGAGTGCTCACTGCCGAGCAACCGGCGGATGAAAAGCAGGATCACTATGTCTACGACCCGTTGGATCCCTGTCCTTCTCTTGGGAATAATATGATTTATGGAAATCAGACGGAGGGTCCCAGGGAACAGTCGCTTGTGGGAGCGAGGAGGGATGTGCTCGCCTATAAAACTGAGCCTCTGCCTGCCCCGGTCAAAGCTGTCGGCCCGGTTTCATTGATCCTTTTTGTCTCTTCCTCGGCGCTAGATACCGATTTTTGCGCCAAATTGGTCGATATTCACCCCAATGGAAAATCTTACTTTCTGGTTGCCGGATTTATCAGGATGCGATTTCTTGATTCAGTCCGGGCTACGCATGGCATTGAGAAAGGCAAAATTTACCGGCTGGAAATTCAACTGGGGCACACTGCCCACGCATTTCTTAAGGGCCATCGCATAGGTTTGCTGGTGACGTCGTCGGATTTTCCAAACCACGGCCGCAATTTGAATACCGGAGGAAGTAACGAAGGGGATAGCGAAGAGGCGAAGGCGTTTCAGACAGTGTATCATGGAGGCATTTACGCCTCCCGTCTGTCGCTCTACACGGTTGAGTAGATCTGTTTTACTTTCGTCAAAGTACTGGTGACGTGTTCCATATCTAGTTTTGGCTCATGCGAGGTGCGGATCACATATCCGCCGATTTCATGCGAAGAGAGATCGTGGCCGTCATAGGCAAAGCTTCTTTTGTTCCATCTGGAGTTATATAGAGAACACACTTCCTTGACAGCTTTTGCGATTTGGCTGACGGCAGCTGAGTAGTGGCCCTCAGTTTCCTCGGGGATGACAAAGATTTGCGCCGTCATCTTACTGGTGGCTTTCTTTCCATCGACTTGCACGGGCGTGATGACGTAGCCATTTTGGCTGTCGGCGAACACCTTAGAGATCTGTTCCGATAACTTTTCGGAGGTTTTATTCAAGGTAGTCGATACCAAGACTGTTCCCCAGGTGAAAAAAAATGGTACCTCGAAGGGGTGACAAGGGCAGGAAAATGCCAGATCCAGCGTTTGTTTGAAGGCATGGATGAATTGTGCGTCGTACGAAATAGTCATTTCTTCCCTGATAATTAATTTTCGCGTGGTATTATTTTTTTTAAAGAAAGAGAGTACTTTTTCTTTTCTTTGTTTTCAATATAAATATCTTAGAGATCGTTCCTGTTCAGGGGTGGGGTTTTGTTTTTAATATTCCGTTGTTTTGGGTGAAACTCAAAATCACACGATTTCTGTGTATGGGGAGCCTTTATACCACGGGTAACTCTAAATTCGGGATTTTGGCTTTGAGAAGGCCTAGGAGTTGAAAGAGTGCAAATCACCTAATGTTAGAAGAATGAGGAGGTATGCATTCTTTCAATAGAGAGGGCTCTCTCAAAGCTAAAAACCAAATTTTAAGACACTTCCGGTACAATTCGAGAATGCCACCTTGGGAGATTTTATTGAACTCTCTTTCATAGTATCGAAAAAATAAACTTCTTATTTTGAAGCGCTTTCGGAATAGCTCTCAGAGATTGTTAACCGAACCCGTTAATGGTCTCTAAGCGTGTTTGGCATCGAGCGTATCTAAATATGCTGCCATCCCATCAATTCATCGCCGCGATTGATTCCCCCGCTAAGGGGAAAGTATTGATTGATAGGGTAATTTTGAATCGCTATAAACCGAAGGTGTCGCAAAATCATAAATTACAAGACACTGCCGGTGTAACGGGATTTTTTTTGATTAGGTACAGGTATGGAAGAGCGGATTTCAGCAGAAGTGTTAAGAAATGTCTTGGACTACTCGCTGGACGGCATCCTCCTTTTCGGTGAGGATGGCTCAATCCAGTTTGTCAATAAAACCGGCCTTAAAATCATACAGGCAGGCGATTGGAGCGGGCTTAAAGTCGACGCGATCTTTCCTGATTTTGCTCACCTTCAAAACAATGACTTCAAAAACCATATCGGCGAATTTTTTGAGTCGGTGGTCAAAACGAAAAGTGGAGCCTTCTTTTCCGTGGAGGCGCGGTTTGGCTTTGTGCAATCGGAGGGGGACAGGCGCTTCTATGCCATATTCCGCGA
The DNA window shown above is from Estrella lausannensis and carries:
- a CDS encoding CocE/NonD family hydrolase, encoding MHPSFYYLILSGIFLGVSVALAAAAYHFQIYRYVYNWYLGLRSPSCKVAKEHNLLIPMRDGIILSADLYRPKEEGRYPAVLLRTPYGKENTEHSYPVLATILCSLGYVVLVQDVRGKYASEGEFNPFIHEEKDGNDTIDWISSQQWSSGAVALYGFSYLGSCAWLAARDPHPCLKTIIPMFSGQNAYRGWVDHGVPYLKDILYWLSRHGGRKGRDVPHEEVDLMIWQLPVLQFDKRLKDGIDTFKTWMHHLHVDDYWRSISVSHIREEIRMPVFFVAGWFDRFLTNTIEDFLETSSANAYQRHKKSRLLIGPWEHHPSEEFPEVSFGREAKFRSCIKFFVEWLDLHLKGEASTFDENNPIDYFMMGENRWRKASSWPPKEAKEKFYFLHGMGKANTMSGDGVLTAEQPADEKQDHYVYDPLDPCPSLGNNMIYGNQTEGPREQSLVGARRDVLAYKTEPLPAPVKAVGPVSLILFVSSSALDTDFCAKLVDIHPNGKSYFLVAGFIRMRFLDSVRATHGIEKGKIYRLEIQLGHTAHAFLKGHRIGLLVTSSDFPNHGRNLNTGGSNEGDSEEAKAFQTVYHGGIYASRLSLYTVE